One Fibrobacter sp. UBA4297 DNA window includes the following coding sequences:
- a CDS encoding alpha/beta fold hydrolase produces MSEKWIWLPDWASNLGIWEDDLMDVAPSAIHNYVQYGQMADFLEKPENIPEFKKSSTVVAWGLGALSLMCSTSGPQKGQKWILLSPYADFCDEIGNWTVPNLHFMAHQLETTTEPALKAFMELFEDDFGDWQDDWFREAKKYSAESLAKGLMFLASHRVESVIPNSENIQVLYGRLDTTVQPEWTLKLKEFLPNAEFKERPKAGHWPPMLLL; encoded by the coding sequence ATGAGCGAAAAATGGATCTGGTTGCCCGACTGGGCCTCAAATCTCGGGATTTGGGAAGACGATCTGATGGACGTAGCTCCTTCGGCTATCCATAACTATGTGCAGTACGGCCAAATGGCTGATTTTTTGGAAAAACCGGAAAATATTCCGGAATTTAAGAAGTCTTCGACCGTTGTTGCCTGGGGACTAGGCGCCTTGTCGCTTATGTGTTCAACGTCGGGACCGCAAAAAGGGCAAAAGTGGATTTTGCTTTCTCCGTATGCCGATTTTTGTGATGAAATAGGCAACTGGACCGTTCCGAACCTTCATTTTATGGCTCACCAGCTCGAAACTACGACAGAGCCTGCGCTCAAGGCTTTCATGGAGCTTTTTGAGGATGACTTTGGCGACTGGCAGGACGACTGGTTTAGGGAGGCGAAAAAGTATAGCGCGGAATCCCTTGCTAAAGGGCTAATGTTCCTCGCATCGCACCGCGTTGAGTCGGTCATCCCGAATAGTGAAAATATACAGGTGCTTTACGGGCGACTGGATACGACCGTTCAGCCGGAATGGACGCTTAAGCTCAAGGAATTTTTGCCCAACGCCGAATTCAAGGAGCGCCCCAAGGCCGGTCACTGGCCGCCGATGCTGTTGCTATGA